From a single Hippoglossus stenolepis isolate QCI-W04-F060 chromosome 2, HSTE1.2, whole genome shotgun sequence genomic region:
- the cbx6a gene encoding chromobox protein homolog 6a, which produces METATATGDRIFAAEAILKRRVRKGSIEYLVKWKGWAMKHSTWEPEENILDDRLIMGFEQKERDREMNGPKKRGPKPKNLVLKARGHKKEPSSQASTARQQASSARQASTARQTTSRSASIRAPPSSSASPRHLPSSSSSSSTVAPSPKLNSLAATHKLKKDIHRCHRMSRRPLPRSDPTGPTFSNPGGFPSRMLVSPFSETVRILNRRVKPREVKRGRIILNLKVIDKPGRGGAAAGSRNVSTGRHNIPSRNRIIGKKGEAPYRPFQPPLKMLGFPMYGKPFGLQCGGPAAFPSHPGSCSSTAARGNHTTSSQYKSPPSPSSSSGSEGKSPTTSKPPTGASPSSEDPKPSKPHTDTQKGQSAKPAAPAPSSDANPVLSASPFLPSSPSSSLEDEEEGGALDRMEPSEGARKNPRQCQAKRPPPATPPSVPAGDQSSAPTEPKRVPAEGDPDWYPEMAPSCKDVVVTDVTTNLVTVTIKEFPSPASCPASPSASPENASSPAPAATSDNPSPAKP; this is translated from the exons ATGGAGACGGCGACGGCGACGGGGGATCGTATTTTCGCCGCGGAAGCCATACTGAAGCGCCGCGTCCGCAAG GGGAGTATTGAATACCTGGTAAAATGGAAAGGATGGGCAATGAA GCACAGCACTTGGGAGCCAGAGGAGAATATTCTGGATGACAGGCTGATAATGGGCTTTGAGCAAAA GGAACGGGACAGGGAAATGAACGGCCCGAAGAAGAGAGGACCGAAACCCAAAAACTTAGTCTTGAAG GCACGTGGTCATAAAAAAGAGCCCAGCAGCCAAGCCTCCACCGCCCGCCAACAAGCATCCAGCGCCCGCCAAGCCTCCACCGCTCGTCAGACCACATCACGCTCCGCCTCCATCCGagcacctccctcctcttctgcctcACCTCGTCATTTGCCatcttcgtcctcctcttcctcaaccgTCGCACCCTCTCCCAAACTCAACTCCCTCGCAGCCACCCACAAGCTAAAGAAGGACATTCACCGTTGCCACAGGATGTCCAGGCGTCCTCTGCCCCGCTCAGACCCCACAGGGCCTACTTTCTCTAACCCTGGTGGTTTCCCCTCCCGCATGCTTGTCTCTCCGTTCTCCGAGACCGTCCGCATCCTCAACCGTAGGGTCAAACCTCGAGAGGTCAAGAGAGGTCGGATCATCCTCAACCTGAAGGTCATTGACAAGCCAGGCAGGGGTGGCGCAGCTGCTGGCAGTAGGAATGTTTCAACAGGACGCCATAACATCCCTTCACGCAATCGTATCATTGGGAAAAAGGGAGAGGCCCCATATAGACCTTTCCAGCCTCCTCTGAAGATGCTGGGGTTCCCGATGTACGGGAAGCCATTTGGGCTGCAGTGTGGAGGCCCTGCGGCTTTCCCTTCCCACCCAGGGTCATGCTCTAGCACAGCAGCCAGGGGCAACCACACCACCTCCTCTCAGTACAAGTCACCTCCATCTCCTTCCAGCTCCAGCGGCTCTGAGGGAAAATCTCCCACCACCTCCAAGCCCCCCACTGGAGCCTCACCTTCCAGCGAGGATCCCAAGCCCAGtaaacctcacacagacacCCAGAAGGGGCAGAGCGCCAAGCCAGCCGCTCCCGCCCCATCCTCGGATGCAAACCCAGTGTTGTCAGCGTcacccttcctcccctcctcaccctcttcttccttggaagacgaggaggagggtggTGCCCTGGACCGCATGGAGCCCTCAGAGGGAGCCAGGAAAAATCCTCGCCAATGCCAGGCTAAACGCCCACCGCCCGCCACTCCCCCCTCCGTCCCAGCCGGGGACCAGAGCTCTGCCCCAACCGAACCCAAGAGGGTGCCTGCCGAGGGAGACCCTGACTGGTACCCCGAAATGGCGCCAAGCTGCAAGGATGTTGTGGTCACTGATGTCACCACCAACCTTGTCACCGTCACAATAAAAGAGTTCCCCTCCCCGGCCTCCTGCCCTGCCTCCCCCTCTGCCAGCCCCGAAAATGCCTCCTCCCCTGCCCCTGCGGCCACCTCCGACAACCCCTCCCCAGCCAAGCCATAG